A genomic region of Leptotrichia massiliensis contains the following coding sequences:
- a CDS encoding DUF5713 family protein produces MNKNIKKFDENYVLLEEMFEDDYYPKFLVEKVEKLIRNVIEFLETGENDVEIVQKKLDEMTIGINDLEDEFYENESEIETVARDSIGVTVEYVLKWFGIDIDIEEAIREREW; encoded by the coding sequence ATGAATAAAAATATTAAAAAATTTGATGAAAATTATGTTTTACTGGAAGAAATGTTTGAAGATGATTATTATCCAAAATTTCTTGTAGAAAAAGTGGAAAAATTGATTAGAAATGTTATTGAATTTTTGGAAACTGGGGAGAATGATGTTGAAATTGTTCAGAAAAAGTTGGATGAAATGACAATTGGGATTAATGATTTGGAAGATGAGTTTTATGAAAATGAAAGCGAGATTGAAACTGTTGCGAGAGATAGCATTGGTGTAACTGTGGAATATGTGTTGAAGTGGTTTGGGATAGATATTGACATTGAAGAGGCGATTCGGGAAAGAGAATGGTAA
- a CDS encoding metal ABC transporter permease translates to MGFSLEIQLIAIMVASACSILGTFLVLKSMAMVSDAITHTILLGIVVAFFAVHDLNSPLLIVGAGIVGVLTVYLVELLNSTRLVKEDSAIGVVFPLLFSIAVILISRYAGNVHLDVDSVLLGELAFAPFNRVEIFGFSVAKGLVTTFVIFLINLSFVVIFFKELKISVFDKALAITLGMKPILIHYILMSLVSMTAVSSFEAVGSILVVAFMIGPPITAYLLTDKLKVMIGLSLVLGAVASVAGFHFARFFDISIAGSIAVVIGIIFLLTLIFSPKKGLIFTISRKKSQKMAFSVRILLIHLSNHVNTKQEKDECGIDTIDNHLRWNKGFLNKVIGKAKKEKYIYVDGTVYKLSEKGEKYLQLNNK, encoded by the coding sequence ATGGGTTTTTCATTGGAAATACAGCTTATCGCAATAATGGTTGCAAGTGCCTGCTCTATTTTGGGAACATTTCTAGTTTTAAAAAGTATGGCGATGGTTTCAGATGCGATAACACACACTATCTTACTTGGAATTGTAGTTGCATTTTTTGCAGTTCATGATTTGAATTCCCCGTTGTTAATAGTAGGTGCAGGAATAGTTGGCGTTTTAACTGTTTACCTTGTGGAACTTCTTAATTCGACAAGGCTTGTCAAGGAAGATTCTGCAATTGGAGTGGTTTTTCCATTGTTATTCAGTATCGCTGTAATTTTAATCTCAAGGTATGCTGGAAATGTACATTTAGATGTTGATTCAGTATTATTGGGAGAATTGGCATTTGCTCCATTTAATAGGGTAGAAATATTTGGTTTTAGTGTTGCTAAAGGATTGGTTACGACTTTTGTTATATTTTTAATAAATTTATCTTTTGTAGTTATTTTTTTCAAGGAATTAAAAATTTCGGTATTTGATAAAGCTCTTGCAATAACTCTTGGAATGAAGCCAATATTAATTCATTACATTCTAATGTCACTTGTGTCAATGACAGCAGTATCCTCATTTGAGGCAGTAGGTTCAATATTGGTAGTTGCATTTATGATTGGTCCTCCAATTACAGCGTATTTATTAACAGATAAGCTAAAAGTAATGATAGGGTTAAGCCTTGTTCTAGGGGCTGTGGCAAGTGTGGCTGGATTTCATTTCGCAAGATTTTTTGATATTTCAATTGCAGGAAGTATCGCAGTTGTAATTGGTATAATTTTCCTTTTAACATTGATATTTTCTCCAAAGAAAGGATTAATTTTCACAATAAGTCGAAAAAAATCTCAAAAAATGGCATTTTCTGTTAGAATATTGCTAATCCATTTATCAAACCATGTAAATACAAAACAGGAAAAAGATGAATGCGGAATTGACACCATTGATAATCATTTGCGTTGGAATAAGGGATTTTTGAATAAAGTTATTGGAAAAGCTAAAAAGGAAAAATATATTTATGTTGATGGCACAGTTTACAAACTTTCTGAAAAGGGAGAGAAGTATTTGCAGTTAAATAATAAATAA
- a CDS encoding metal ABC transporter permease, which produces MNILNLLISDHTFRTVALGCSLLGMVSGILGCFAVLRKQSLLGDAVSHASLPGVCLAFLFTNVKNTEVLLLGALITGIVCIGLIQLIQNYTKIKFDSALALILSVFFGLGLVLLSYLNKLPGANKSGLNKFIFGQASTFIKRDVNIILITGIVLLIIIILFWKEFKIVSFDSDFAKTLGFPSKKIEILISILIVTTVIIGIQAAGVILISAMLISPAVAARQWTDKLSIMVILAAFFGGISGLLGTLISISESNLPTGPVIVIIISIIVVISILFSNKRGIVFKIIRNQKRKKEFKEKLEKKKTELSSLKINNLERGK; this is translated from the coding sequence ATGAATATATTAAATCTTCTTATTTCTGATCATACTTTTAGGACAGTTGCACTTGGCTGTTCATTACTTGGAATGGTTTCTGGAATACTTGGATGTTTTGCCGTTTTACGAAAGCAAAGTTTATTGGGAGATGCAGTTTCTCATGCTTCACTTCCTGGAGTTTGCCTGGCTTTTTTATTTACGAATGTGAAAAATACAGAAGTTTTGCTGCTAGGTGCGTTAATTACAGGAATTGTATGTATTGGTTTGATTCAATTAATTCAAAATTATACAAAAATAAAATTTGATAGTGCTTTGGCATTGATTTTATCTGTATTTTTTGGATTGGGATTAGTTTTACTTTCTTACTTGAATAAATTGCCGGGCGCGAATAAATCGGGATTAAATAAATTTATTTTTGGGCAGGCGTCAACATTTATTAAAAGAGATGTAAATATTATCCTGATTACCGGGATCGTTCTTCTAATTATAATTATTCTTTTCTGGAAGGAATTTAAAATTGTTTCATTTGACTCTGATTTTGCCAAGACATTGGGATTTCCAAGCAAGAAAATCGAAATATTAATTTCCATATTGATTGTAACTACTGTAATAATAGGTATTCAGGCGGCAGGAGTAATATTAATAAGTGCAATGCTTATTTCTCCAGCAGTTGCAGCACGGCAATGGACAGACAAACTTTCAATTATGGTAATTTTGGCAGCTTTTTTTGGAGGAATATCAGGTTTACTTGGAACTTTGATAAGTATAAGTGAAAGCAATTTGCCAACTGGACCTGTTATCGTTATAATTATAAGTATAATAGTGGTTATTAGTATTCTTTTTTCAAATAAAAGAGGTATTGTATTTAAAATTATAAGAAATCAAAAAAGAAAAAAAGAATTTAAAGAAAAACTTGAAAAGAAAAAAACTGAATTAAGTAGTTTAAAAATAAATAATCTGGAAAGGGGGAAATAA
- a CDS encoding metal ABC transporter ATP-binding protein, producing the protein MNQNVSDDVIIKVEDLTIAYEDKPVLWDVELGIKKGILMAIVGPNGAGKSTLIKAMLDLINPVTGEVKFYNEKYGKVRDKIAYVPQRGSVDWDFPTTVFDVVEMGRYGKVGWLKKVRKIDKEKTKEAIHKVEMDEFSDRQISQLSGGQQQRVFLARALVQDAEIYFMDEPFQGVDSKTEKSIVNILKKLRDEKKTVIVVHHDLQTVKDYFDYVTFINVSVIASGPVEEIFTPENIEKTYKSKKLTQDNKNHLEIEKED; encoded by the coding sequence ATGAATCAAAATGTTTCTGATGATGTTATTATAAAAGTTGAAGATTTAACAATAGCATATGAAGATAAACCTGTTTTATGGGATGTTGAGCTGGGTATCAAAAAAGGTATTCTTATGGCGATAGTGGGGCCGAATGGAGCTGGGAAATCTACTTTGATTAAGGCGATGCTTGATTTGATAAATCCTGTCACTGGCGAGGTGAAATTTTATAATGAAAAATACGGTAAAGTAAGGGATAAGATTGCTTATGTACCTCAGAGAGGAAGTGTTGACTGGGATTTTCCGACTACTGTGTTTGATGTTGTGGAAATGGGACGTTATGGAAAAGTTGGATGGTTAAAGAAAGTTAGAAAAATTGATAAGGAAAAAACAAAGGAAGCTATTCACAAAGTGGAAATGGATGAGTTCTCAGATAGACAGATAAGCCAGTTATCTGGTGGGCAGCAGCAGAGGGTGTTTTTGGCACGGGCATTGGTTCAGGATGCTGAGATATACTTTATGGATGAGCCTTTTCAAGGTGTTGACAGCAAAACTGAAAAATCTATTGTAAATATTCTAAAAAAATTACGGGATGAGAAAAAGACTGTAATCGTTGTTCATCATGATTTACAAACGGTAAAAGATTATTTTGACTATGTGACGTTTATAAATGTTTCTGTTATAGCTTCCGGCCCTGTAGAGGAAATTTTTACTCCTGAAAATATTGAAAAAACATATAAAAGTAAAAAATTAACTCAAGATAATAAAAATCATCTTGAAATCGAAAAGGAGGATTAA
- a CDS encoding metal ABC transporter solute-binding protein, Zn/Mn family — MSKNNILRKLNLVIAVCVAMMLLISCGKSGASSGKKIKVTTTTTMLTDLVKTIGGDKVEVTGLMGEGVDPHLYSASAGDIEKLGNADIIVYGGLHLEGKMTEIFEKLTSQNKNILNVGDKLDKSKIHLVDQNTPDPHVWFNTELWEKEAEAVEAELSKYDPKNSDYYKENLKKYKAELNELTTYVKTRINEIPEKSRVLVTAHDAFNYFGEQFGLEVKAIQGVSTDSETGTKNISDLANFIVERNIKAIFVESSVPKKSIEALQEAVKAKGKEVKIGGELYSDSLGDEAHNSETYIKTVKANADTIVNALK; from the coding sequence ATGAGTAAAAATAATATACTTAGAAAATTAAATTTAGTAATTGCAGTATGTGTAGCAATGATGCTACTAATATCTTGCGGTAAAAGTGGAGCTTCGTCAGGTAAAAAAATAAAAGTTACCACAACGACGACAATGCTTACTGACCTTGTAAAAACGATTGGTGGAGATAAAGTCGAAGTTACAGGACTTATGGGAGAAGGAGTAGATCCGCATTTGTATAGTGCCAGTGCAGGTGATATTGAAAAACTTGGAAATGCTGACATTATAGTGTATGGTGGATTGCACTTGGAAGGTAAAATGACAGAAATTTTTGAAAAATTAACTTCTCAAAACAAAAATATATTAAATGTTGGGGACAAACTGGATAAAAGCAAAATTCATCTAGTTGACCAAAATACTCCTGACCCGCATGTATGGTTTAATACAGAATTATGGGAAAAGGAAGCTGAGGCAGTAGAAGCCGAATTAAGTAAATATGATCCTAAAAATAGTGACTACTACAAAGAAAACCTGAAAAAATATAAAGCTGAACTAAATGAACTTACAACTTATGTAAAAACAAGAATTAATGAAATTCCTGAAAAAAGTAGAGTTCTTGTAACAGCTCATGATGCATTTAACTACTTTGGAGAACAATTTGGACTAGAAGTAAAAGCAATACAAGGTGTTTCTACAGATTCTGAAACTGGTACAAAAAATATAAGCGATTTGGCTAATTTCATAGTTGAAAGAAATATAAAAGCAATATTTGTAGAATCTTCTGTTCCGAAAAAAAGTATAGAAGCACTTCAGGAAGCTGTAAAGGCTAAAGGAAAAGAAGTTAAAATAGGTGGAGAATTGTACTCAGACTCACTGGGAGATGAAGCACACAACTCTGAAACTTATATTAAAACAGTTAAGGCAAACGCCGATACTATTGTAAATGCATTAAAATAA
- a CDS encoding metal-dependent transcriptional regulator, protein MSRSIEDYLKGIYTLKKKKEYSNKKLAEYLNISPASVSEMIKKLVNDDYLTIDKKTVKLTEKGNKFALDIIRKHRVWEVFLFERLGYDKEEVHKEAEILEHVTSNKLLQKLEKFLFYPKECPHGSPIFYDVKNFNEENIIKLSEAEEDDEVVILSVEDNIELYDYLRDLNINLKEEYIVDKKDPFDGPIYLKSKANHEKAVAFNAATMIKVYKKNEDTEEIDYE, encoded by the coding sequence ATGAGCAGAAGTATAGAAGATTATTTAAAAGGAATATATACTTTGAAAAAAAAGAAGGAATATTCTAATAAAAAACTTGCAGAATATTTAAATATATCTCCAGCTTCAGTCAGTGAAATGATAAAAAAGCTGGTAAATGATGATTATTTAACTATTGACAAAAAAACAGTAAAACTTACTGAAAAGGGGAATAAATTTGCACTTGACATTATACGTAAACATAGGGTTTGGGAAGTTTTTTTATTTGAAAGGCTAGGATATGATAAAGAGGAAGTACATAAGGAAGCAGAAATTTTGGAGCATGTAACAAGCAATAAGTTACTTCAAAAACTGGAAAAATTCTTATTTTACCCTAAAGAATGTCCACATGGCAGTCCAATTTTTTATGATGTAAAAAACTTCAATGAGGAAAATATTATAAAATTGTCTGAAGCTGAGGAAGATGACGAAGTTGTTATATTAAGTGTCGAAGATAATATCGAATTATATGATTATCTACGAGATTTGAATATAAATTTAAAGGAAGAATATATTGTCGACAAAAAGGATCCATTTGATGGGCCAATATATTTAAAAAGTAAAGCAAATCATGAAAAAGCAGTAGCTTTTAATGCGGCAACTATGATTAAAGTTTACAAAAAAAATGAAGACACGGAGGAAATAGATTATGAGTAA
- a CDS encoding biotin transporter BioY, which yields MKQNALINNIVKIETKEKEIFRNVLLVLGGVVFLSLMAQVMIPLPYTPVPITLGTFGVTLMALLYGRKLGTATILSYVAAGSLGAPVFAGAKAGSLFSPTGGYILGYIVSTMLLGYLADKGVTKSYVKTILSLMLSSTIILTLGALQLSLFVTGKNVFMIGVLPFLPGDALKSTAVTLLVPTLWKFIPRK from the coding sequence ATGAAACAGAATGCATTGATTAACAACATTGTTAAAATTGAAACAAAAGAAAAGGAAATTTTTAGAAATGTTCTTTTAGTATTAGGTGGAGTAGTATTTTTGAGTTTAATGGCTCAAGTTATGATTCCATTACCTTATACTCCAGTACCAATTACACTTGGAACATTTGGAGTCACATTAATGGCGTTGCTATATGGTAGAAAATTAGGAACTGCTACTATACTTTCCTATGTTGCGGCAGGTAGTTTAGGTGCCCCAGTTTTTGCTGGCGCTAAGGCAGGATCTTTATTTTCACCAACAGGAGGGTATATTTTAGGATATATTGTTTCTACAATGCTTTTAGGATATTTAGCTGATAAAGGAGTTACAAAATCTTACGTAAAAACAATTCTTTCATTAATGCTTTCTAGTACAATTATTTTGACATTAGGTGCATTGCAATTATCATTATTTGTAACTGGTAAAAATGTATTCATGATTGGTGTGTTACCTTTCCTTCCAGGAGATGCATTAAAATCAACAGCTGTAACCTTGCTTGTACCAACATTATGGAAATTTATTCCAAGAAAATAG
- the dnaJ gene encoding molecular chaperone DnaJ, with product MAKRDYYEVLGVPKNASEQDIKKAYRSMAKKYHPDRNKDNPEAEAKFKEVQEANEVLSDPQKRAAYDQYGHAAFENGGAGAGGFGGQGFGGFGGAGGFEFEGFGDIFDSFFGGRSRSQGPRVHQGDDLRYNLTLTLEEVAFGTEKELKYKRNGQCKTCHGSGAEPGHNMKTCDKCNGSGHVRVQQRTLFGMTSGIQECDKCHGTGKIPEKECHTCHGTGLEREIFTKKVRFPSGLQTGQRLVVRECGDAGANGGVFGDLRVHITVAKHDIFERISEYDIHCEVPLKMTTAILGGEVEVPTLSGKKKIVIPEGTQNGKTFRLRNEGIKYARSENRGDEIVEIKVETPTNLSDKQKEILREFDGSLDNKKNYKKAHSFKDKIKRFFSKFEN from the coding sequence ATGGCAAAAAGAGATTATTATGAAGTGCTTGGCGTACCCAAAAACGCTTCGGAACAGGATATAAAAAAAGCGTATAGGAGTATGGCAAAAAAATATCATCCAGATAGAAATAAGGATAATCCTGAAGCTGAAGCCAAATTTAAGGAAGTACAGGAAGCAAATGAAGTGTTAAGCGATCCGCAAAAAAGAGCGGCGTATGATCAATATGGACATGCAGCATTTGAAAATGGTGGAGCTGGAGCAGGTGGCTTTGGAGGACAAGGCTTCGGAGGCTTTGGCGGTGCTGGTGGCTTTGAGTTTGAAGGTTTTGGAGATATTTTTGATAGTTTTTTTGGTGGAAGAAGTCGAAGTCAAGGACCAAGAGTGCATCAAGGGGATGATTTAAGATATAATTTAACATTGACTCTTGAAGAAGTGGCTTTTGGTACAGAAAAAGAATTAAAATATAAAAGAAACGGGCAATGTAAAACTTGTCACGGAAGTGGTGCTGAACCAGGACACAATATGAAAACATGTGATAAATGTAATGGTTCAGGACATGTAAGAGTGCAACAGAGAACATTGTTTGGTATGACAAGTGGAATACAGGAATGTGACAAGTGTCACGGAACTGGAAAAATTCCTGAAAAAGAATGTCATACTTGTCATGGAACAGGATTGGAAAGAGAAATATTTACAAAAAAGGTAAGATTTCCATCAGGACTTCAGACTGGACAAAGATTAGTAGTAAGAGAGTGTGGAGACGCAGGGGCAAATGGTGGAGTCTTTGGGGATTTGCGAGTGCATATAACTGTTGCAAAGCATGATATTTTTGAAAGAATAAGTGAATATGATATTCATTGTGAAGTGCCTTTAAAAATGACAACGGCTATTTTAGGTGGAGAAGTGGAAGTGCCTACACTTAGTGGTAAGAAAAAAATAGTAATTCCTGAAGGGACTCAAAATGGAAAAACATTTAGATTGAGAAATGAAGGAATTAAATATGCTCGAAGTGAAAATAGAGGAGATGAAATTGTCGAAATAAAAGTGGAAACTCCAACAAATCTTAGTGATAAACAAAAGGAAATTTTACGTGAATTTGATGGTTCGCTTGACAATAAGAAAAATTACAAAAAGGCACATTCGTTTAAAGATAAAATAAAAAGATTTTTTAGTAAATTTGAAAATTAA
- a CDS encoding aldose 1-epimerase family protein, translating to MESTINTLKYGNVEISVADRGAELQSYKVDGEEFMWDRKPEFWAASSPVLFPFVGSIKNGAYSYNGKEYKISTRHGFARTEDFELVEKTENSLKFRFSSNKETLEKYPFEFELFITYTIAGNTLEIGYNVVNKNDSDMYFSLGTHPAFALDVNDDIKLSDYYLEFEKNETSQKYKLTDNGLVFDEKDDCLNNENKLQITETVFDDDAIVFDDLKSEKVTIKNSKNSKELSVEYKGFPYIAFWSKPKAPYVCIEPWYGISDFENASGKLEEKTGILKLEKDGEFFAKLIVKGKK from the coding sequence ATGGAAAGTACAATAAACACTCTAAAATATGGAAATGTTGAAATTTCAGTTGCGGATAGAGGAGCGGAATTACAAAGTTATAAAGTGGATGGAGAAGAGTTTATGTGGGATAGGAAGCCTGAGTTTTGGGCTGCCAGCTCGCCTGTGCTGTTTCCATTTGTTGGAAGTATAAAAAATGGGGCTTATAGTTACAACGGAAAAGAATATAAAATTTCTACACGGCATGGATTTGCTCGGACTGAGGATTTTGAACTGGTTGAGAAAACTGAAAATTCTTTGAAGTTTAGATTTTCTTCAAATAAGGAAACTTTGGAGAAGTATCCGTTTGAGTTTGAACTGTTTATAACTTATACAATTGCTGGAAATACTTTGGAAATTGGGTATAATGTTGTAAATAAGAATGATTCTGATATGTATTTTTCACTTGGGACACATCCTGCATTTGCACTTGATGTAAATGATGATATAAAATTGAGTGATTATTATTTGGAATTTGAAAAAAACGAAACTTCTCAGAAATATAAACTTACTGATAATGGGTTAGTTTTTGATGAAAAAGATGATTGCTTGAATAATGAGAATAAATTGCAGATTACTGAAACTGTATTTGATGATGATGCAATAGTATTTGATGATTTAAAATCAGAGAAAGTTACGATAAAAAATAGTAAAAATTCTAAAGAGCTTAGTGTTGAGTATAAAGGATTTCCTTATATTGCATTTTGGAGCAAGCCGAAAGCACCTTATGTGTGTATAGAGCCTTGGTATGGAATTTCAGATTTTGAGAATGCAAGCGGGAAACTGGAAGAAAAAACAGGAATTTTAAAATTGGAAAAAGATGGAGAATTTTTTGCAAAATTAATTGTAAAAGGTAAAAAATAA
- a CDS encoding type II toxin-antitoxin system PemK/MazF family toxin encodes MVKQGDIIKINFNPQVRHEQAGYRPAVIVSNDTFNKVTNLVLVCPITNSIDKFPLHIKLDNRTATTGIILCEHLKSLDITTRNYKIIEKLPEDILEKVVDIIFSEVEIE; translated from the coding sequence ATGGTAAAACAAGGGGATATAATAAAGATAAATTTTAATCCGCAGGTAAGACATGAACAAGCTGGATATCGTCCTGCGGTTATAGTAAGTAATGATACTTTCAATAAGGTAACAAATTTAGTTTTAGTTTGTCCAATTACAAATTCAATAGATAAATTTCCGCTTCATATAAAATTAGACAATCGGACTGCTACTACGGGTATAATTTTATGTGAACACCTTAAATCTTTGGATATTACTACAAGAAACTATAAAATTATTGAAAAATTACCAGAGGATATTTTAGAAAAAGTCGTAGACATTATTTTTTCTGAAGTAGAAATTGAATAA
- a CDS encoding AbrB/MazE/SpoVT family DNA-binding domain-containing protein — protein sequence MAEVLKIQKWGNSQGIRLPKKILEILDLKVNDTILIEEGDDCLKLKKIKKEKRKTIKELFANYNEDYEKQEIDWGEPVGKEVW from the coding sequence ATGGCAGAGGTTTTAAAAATACAAAAATGGGGAAACAGTCAAGGAATAAGACTTCCTAAAAAAATATTGGAAATACTTGATTTAAAGGTAAATGACACTATTTTAATAGAAGAGGGAGATGATTGCCTTAAATTAAAAAAAATAAAAAAAGAAAAAAGAAAGACAATAAAGGAATTATTTGCAAATTATAATGAGGATTATGAAAAACAGGAAATAGATTGGGGAGAACCAGTAGGTAAAGAGGTATGGTAA
- the dnaK gene encoding molecular chaperone DnaK, producing MSKIIGIDLGTTNSCVAVMEGGNFSIIPNSDGGRTTPSVVNIKDNGEIIVGEIAKRQAITNPDSTVISIKTHMGSDYKVDINGKSYTPQEISAMILKKLKKDAEAYLGEEVTEAVITVPAYFTDAQRQATKDAGEIAGLKVQRIINEPTAAALSYGMDKKKEEKVLVFDLGGGTFDVSVLEIGDGVVEVISTSGNNHLGGDNFDQKIIDWLADEFKKETGIDLRNDKMAIQRLKDAAEDAKKKLSTTLETQISLPFITMDATGPKHLEKKLTRAAFDELTKDLVEATKGPVKQALEDADLSPSDIDEVLLVGGSTRIPAVQEWVKSFLGKEPNKSINPDEVVAAGAAIQGGVLMGDVKDVLLLDVTPLSLGIETMGGVFTKIIERNTTVPVKKSQVFSTAADNQPAVSIVVLQGERARAADNHKLGEFNLNDIPPAPRGVPQIEVTFDIDANGIVHVSAKDLGTGKENTVTISGSSNLSKDDIEKMKKDAEAHEAEDKKFQELVEARNQADQLVIATEKTIKENEDKLQGTEKEDIEKAIEELKKVKDGDDVEAIRKSIEELSKVSQGFATRMYQEAAQAQQAAQGGETAGESNNSGANDVEDAEVVD from the coding sequence ATGAGTAAAATAATAGGAATAGATTTAGGGACAACAAACAGCTGCGTGGCAGTTATGGAAGGTGGAAACTTTTCGATTATACCAAATTCTGATGGTGGAAGAACTACTCCGTCAGTAGTAAATATTAAGGATAATGGAGAAATTATTGTAGGGGAAATTGCAAAAAGACAGGCTATTACAAATCCTGATTCAACTGTAATTTCAATTAAAACTCACATGGGAAGCGACTATAAAGTTGATATTAACGGAAAAAGCTATACACCACAAGAAATTTCAGCAATGATTCTTAAAAAATTGAAAAAAGATGCTGAGGCTTACTTAGGTGAAGAAGTAACAGAAGCTGTAATTACAGTACCTGCATACTTTACTGATGCACAAAGACAAGCAACAAAAGATGCTGGGGAAATAGCAGGACTTAAAGTTCAAAGAATTATAAATGAGCCAACAGCGGCTGCATTATCTTATGGAATGGATAAGAAAAAAGAAGAAAAAGTATTAGTGTTTGATTTGGGTGGAGGTACATTTGACGTATCTGTGCTTGAAATTGGAGATGGAGTTGTGGAAGTTATTTCAACTTCTGGAAATAACCACTTAGGTGGAGATAATTTTGACCAAAAAATTATTGACTGGTTAGCTGACGAATTTAAAAAAGAAACTGGAATTGACTTGAGAAATGATAAAATGGCAATTCAAAGATTGAAAGATGCGGCAGAAGATGCTAAGAAAAAATTATCAACTACACTAGAAACACAAATTTCATTACCATTTATCACAATGGATGCAACAGGGCCTAAACATTTGGAGAAAAAATTGACTCGTGCGGCATTTGATGAATTGACAAAAGACTTGGTTGAAGCAACTAAAGGACCAGTAAAACAAGCATTGGAAGATGCAGACTTAAGTCCTAGCGATATTGATGAAGTATTATTAGTTGGAGGTTCTACAAGAATTCCAGCGGTTCAAGAATGGGTAAAATCTTTCTTAGGAAAAGAACCTAACAAATCAATCAACCCTGATGAAGTAGTTGCGGCAGGAGCGGCAATTCAAGGTGGAGTGTTAATGGGAGACGTTAAAGACGTATTATTATTAGACGTAACTCCATTATCATTAGGAATTGAAACAATGGGAGGAGTATTTACTAAAATTATCGAAAGAAATACTACAGTTCCTGTTAAAAAATCGCAAGTGTTCTCAACAGCGGCTGATAATCAGCCGGCAGTATCAATAGTTGTATTGCAAGGGGAAAGAGCAAGAGCGGCTGACAACCATAAATTAGGAGAATTTAACTTAAATGATATTCCACCTGCACCAAGAGGAGTACCTCAAATCGAAGTAACATTCGACATTGACGCAAATGGAATTGTACACGTTTCTGCAAAAGACTTGGGAACTGGAAAAGAAAACACAGTAACAATTTCTGGAAGTTCTAACTTATCTAAAGACGACATCGAAAAAATGAAAAAAGATGCCGAAGCACACGAAGCTGAAGATAAGAAATTCCAAGAATTAGTAGAAGCAAGAAACCAAGCTGACCAATTAGTAATCGCAACAGAAAAAACTATAAAAGAAAATGAAGATAAACTTCAAGGAACAGAAAAAGAAGACATCGAAAAAGCAATCGAAGAATTGAAAAAAGTAAAAGATGGCGACGATGTAGAAGCAATCAGAAAATCAATTGAAGAATTATCAAAAGTTTCTCAAGGTTTCGCAACAAGAATGTATCAAGAAGCAGCTCAAGCGCAACAAGCAGCACAAGGCGGAGAAACAGCTGGAGAAAGTAACAATTCTGGTGCTAATGATGTGGAAGATGCAGAAGTTGTGGACTAA
- the grpE gene encoding nucleotide exchange factor GrpE, which produces MAEKDLEKENFEGEAVQNEAVEEQNENVESQEAEKSAEETSEDKIQKLEAELQEWKNSYTRKLAEFQNFTKRKENEVAEMRKYASEGIIVKLLDNVDNLERAVDASKESQNFDSLIEGVNMILNNLKHLLAEEDVEEIEAAGKEYDPYEHKAMITENKEELDDNVVVQVFQKGYKMKGKVVRPAMVTVNKKQ; this is translated from the coding sequence ATGGCGGAAAAAGATTTGGAAAAGGAAAATTTTGAAGGTGAAGCTGTACAGAATGAAGCAGTTGAGGAGCAAAATGAAAATGTAGAAAGTCAAGAAGCTGAAAAGAGTGCAGAAGAAACTTCTGAAGATAAAATACAAAAATTGGAAGCTGAACTTCAGGAATGGAAAAATTCCTATACAAGAAAGTTAGCTGAATTTCAAAACTTTACAAAAAGAAAAGAAAATGAAGTTGCTGAAATGAGAAAATACGCTTCTGAAGGGATTATTGTTAAATTGCTTGACAATGTAGATAATCTGGAAAGAGCGGTTGACGCATCGAAGGAAAGTCAAAACTTTGATTCATTAATCGAAGGAGTTAATATGATTTTGAATAATTTGAAACATTTATTGGCTGAAGAAGATGTGGAAGAAATTGAAGCGGCTGGAAAAGAGTATGATCCTTACGAACATAAAGCAATGATTACTGAAAACAAAGAGGAACTGGATGACAACGTGGTTGTGCAAGTTTTCCAAAAAGGTTACAAAATGAAAGGGAAAGTTGTAAGACCTGCGATGGTTACTGTAAATAAGAAACAATAA